One genomic window of Candidatus Nitrosopumilus sediminis includes the following:
- a CDS encoding tRNA (N(6)-L-threonylcarbamoyladenosine(37)-C(2))-methylthiotransferase, with product MAKIFVEAYGCSASFADSEMISGLILNGGHTLTDNSEESDLNIVVTCSVKDSTANKMMYRINSLKSKPLIVAGCLPKAEKETVEKFSENASLLGPNSLGKTLQVINTTLGGQKQVALEDSDLSKVGLPKVRLNPSVGIVEIASGCMSECTFCQTKLSKGDLSSYRLGDIVRQVQTEIKEGCKEVWLTSTDNGCYGFDIGTDLPTLINAVSEIPEDFMIRVGMMNPMYMPRIKEKLIDSYDNDKVFKFLHIPVQSGSDKVLNDMKRGHTSKTYREIVSKIKERFVDFTISTDIIIGFPSETEEEFQKTISLLDETKPDVVNLSKYSARPGTEAAEWEQIDAAEVKRRTKIIFEQISKLSMDSNQKWIGWKGRVLFDEMTDEGIKGRNFAYKPIAVEDDVELGQSHTVEITDATVKRLVGKIAS from the coding sequence ATGGCAAAGATTTTCGTAGAAGCCTACGGATGTTCAGCAAGCTTTGCAGATTCCGAAATGATCTCAGGATTAATTCTAAACGGAGGTCATACTTTAACAGACAATTCTGAAGAATCTGATCTAAATATTGTAGTTACATGTTCAGTCAAAGATTCTACTGCTAACAAAATGATGTATAGGATTAACTCATTAAAATCAAAACCGCTTATTGTAGCAGGTTGTCTTCCTAAAGCAGAAAAAGAAACTGTCGAAAAGTTTTCAGAAAATGCCAGTCTATTAGGCCCAAATTCATTGGGAAAAACTCTCCAAGTCATCAATACAACATTAGGAGGTCAGAAGCAAGTTGCTCTAGAAGATTCAGATTTGTCCAAAGTTGGATTGCCCAAAGTAAGACTTAATCCATCAGTAGGAATAGTTGAGATTGCTAGTGGATGCATGAGTGAGTGTACATTTTGCCAAACCAAATTATCTAAAGGAGATCTATCAAGTTATAGATTAGGAGACATTGTTAGACAAGTTCAGACTGAAATAAAAGAAGGATGTAAAGAAGTATGGTTAACATCTACAGATAACGGATGTTATGGATTTGATATTGGAACTGACTTGCCAACTCTAATTAATGCAGTTTCAGAAATTCCCGAAGATTTTATGATTAGAGTGGGAATGATGAATCCAATGTACATGCCAAGAATTAAAGAAAAATTAATTGATTCTTATGATAATGACAAAGTTTTCAAATTTTTACACATTCCAGTTCAAAGTGGAAGTGATAAAGTTCTAAATGATATGAAACGAGGACATACATCTAAAACATATAGAGAAATCGTTAGTAAAATCAAAGAAAGATTTGTAGACTTTACTATTTCTACAGACATCATTATTGGTTTTCCTTCAGAAACTGAAGAAGAATTTCAAAAAACAATTTCATTGCTTGATGAAACAAAACCAGATGTTGTGAATCTATCCAAGTACAGTGCAAGGCCTGGAACTGAGGCAGCAGAATGGGAGCAAATTGATGCAGCTGAAGTTAAACGAAGAACCAAGATAATTTTTGAGCAGATCAGTAAATTATCCATGGATAGCAATCAAAAATGGATCGGTTGGAAAGGCAGGGTCCTATTTGATGAGATGACAGATGAGGGGATAAAAGGTAGGAACTTTGCCTACAAGCCTATAGCTGTAGAAGACGATGTAGAGTTAGGTCAATCACACACGGTTGAAATCACAGATGCGACGGTAAAAAGACTGGTCGGTAAGATCGCAAGCTAA
- a CDS encoding cell division protein FtsZ: MSFQVKEPVLVIGIGGVGSKLAMQAKESLNSDCLLISNDKNDLSQENPSVHVSTDSVVNPSIQLIRGSIYKVKDEIKSKISSYSTVILMSNLAGKAGSAMAPVVSEMCKESDAGLISFAIMPFKYEKDRIFNSGVSLKRVRENSECTIVLDNDSLLESNPDLSPKSCYDIANSAMMHVIESLGASEISSETNIISTSKNGQNIEDSLRDSLKMLYGNAPPNSVKRSMLYVVGGSNIPVGVINSITNMTAGIVNESNSQIDTTSNSDESKVVMLSSIQGMTKFDNYDPLGMIPQENTLDWSTPDCSIDCELDLYQLE; the protein is encoded by the coding sequence ATGAGTTTTCAAGTTAAAGAACCAGTTTTGGTCATAGGCATTGGAGGCGTAGGCTCAAAATTAGCAATGCAGGCAAAAGAGTCACTAAATTCAGATTGCCTGTTAATTAGTAATGATAAAAATGATTTATCACAAGAAAATCCATCTGTACATGTTTCAACAGATTCAGTAGTTAATCCATCTATTCAATTAATCAGAGGCTCAATTTACAAAGTCAAAGACGAAATAAAATCAAAGATTTCAAGTTATTCCACTGTTATCTTAATGAGTAATTTAGCAGGTAAAGCAGGCTCAGCCATGGCTCCTGTAGTCTCAGAAATGTGTAAAGAATCAGATGCAGGATTGATTTCATTTGCAATTATGCCTTTCAAATATGAAAAAGATAGAATTTTCAATTCAGGAGTATCCCTAAAAAGAGTTAGAGAGAATTCTGAATGTACAATAGTATTAGATAATGATTCATTGCTAGAAAGTAATCCAGATCTAAGTCCTAAATCATGCTATGATATTGCAAATTCTGCAATGATGCATGTAATAGAATCACTAGGTGCCTCTGAGATATCATCAGAGACAAACATTATCTCTACTAGTAAAAATGGACAAAATATTGAAGATTCTCTTAGAGATTCACTAAAAATGCTTTATGGTAACGCACCACCAAATTCTGTTAAACGTTCAATGTTGTATGTAGTTGGAGGCAGTAATATCCCTGTAGGAGTAATCAATTCAATTACAAACATGACTGCAGGAATTGTTAATGAAAGCAATTCACAAATTGACACGACTTCAAACTCTGATGAATCCAAAGTTGTAATGCTATCATCAATTCAAGGAATGACAAAGTTTGATAATTATGATCCATTAGGAATGATCCCCCAAGAAAATACTCTTGATTGGTCAACACCAGATTGTAGTATTGATTGTGAACTGGATTTATACCAATTAGAATAA
- a CDS encoding 50S ribosomal protein L31e, producing MSQELERVYTINLGKVKLSQSQHRAVRAINMIKEFAQHHMKVETIKIEEELAHEVWAKGVRSPPRKVRVRMSKTDEGYVLVSRYDEDAESKVTPEKETKKVSDKVELILFKKL from the coding sequence ATGTCTCAAGAATTAGAACGAGTTTATACAATTAATCTAGGTAAAGTAAAGCTTTCACAATCACAACATAGAGCTGTTAGAGCAATTAACATGATTAAAGAATTTGCTCAACATCACATGAAAGTTGAAACAATCAAAATTGAAGAAGAATTAGCACATGAAGTTTGGGCAAAAGGCGTTAGAAGTCCTCCAAGAAAAGTTAGAGTTAGAATGAGTAAAACTGATGAAGGTTATGTCCTTGTTTCAAGATATGATGAGGATGCAGAATCTAAAGTTACTCCTGAAAAAGAAACCAAAAAAGTTTCTGATAAAGTAGAATTAATTCTTTTCAAAAAATTATAG
- a CDS encoding 50S ribosomal protein L39e: MAARKSSPRKIRLLKKTKQTSAVPAWIILKTKRSVRTNPKRRAWRSTDVEVG, translated from the coding sequence ATGGCTGCACGTAAGTCCTCTCCAAGGAAAATTCGTCTACTAAAAAAGACTAAACAAACTTCAGCAGTACCTGCATGGATTATTCTCAAAACAAAGAGAAGTGTAAGAACCAATCCAAAACGCAGAGCTTGGAGATCAACTGATGTGGAGGTAGGATAG
- a CDS encoding NUDIX hydrolase encodes MLLDDLKSTLSTSLNPHIENNGKYRLASILVVIYGEKPIVVMTEKPKDMKFHAGEISFPGGKLEHNDSNLLETALRETSEEIGLTISKDQVIGQLDPVVTLNSSFLILPFISVINKIPPLYANTEVEKILHIPLESFLKTQAKDPDPYHNRMQEMYTFEYENQTVWGASARILKQINDCLKS; translated from the coding sequence ATGCTGTTAGATGATTTAAAATCAACACTTTCTACATCTCTCAACCCGCACATAGAAAATAATGGAAAATATCGTTTAGCATCAATCCTTGTTGTGATTTATGGCGAGAAACCAATTGTAGTAATGACTGAAAAACCAAAAGATATGAAATTTCATGCAGGTGAAATTTCATTTCCTGGAGGAAAGTTGGAACATAATGATTCAAATCTTTTGGAAACTGCATTACGTGAAACTAGTGAGGAGATAGGACTGACAATTTCTAAAGATCAAGTGATTGGTCAGCTAGACCCTGTTGTAACACTCAATTCTAGTTTTTTGATATTGCCATTTATCTCAGTCATTAATAAAATCCCTCCATTATATGCAAATACTGAAGTTGAAAAAATTTTACATATTCCTTTGGAATCTTTTTTAAAAACTCAGGCAAAAGATCCTGATCCATACCATAATCGTATGCAAGAAATGTATACTTTTGAATATGAAAATCAAACTGTATGGGGGGCATCTGCTCGAATCCTAAAACAGATTAATGATTGCCTAAAATCCTGA
- a CDS encoding 5,10-methenyltetrahydrofolate synthetase, translated as MTIRYEANPPKILPDVNIDESIQKFVEKIKIISKKCDAIHLTENVLGFQRVSPIKVGKIIRKEIPNLPITVSLRVRDKSEVEISEFVDECISIGFSGILVLMGDPSQIGKADSGQIPSLTVKRLREQGVDSKIDLYLSISNKPNYSKIGKKLDAKPKGFMTQVIQNIEQVKELSENLKGFSVIPILLYPSSKNEKSAKFLNLDLASYNNGFEKLLKDTQEITGDVLLTSPSDFNGLNEFLEKISN; from the coding sequence ATGACAATCAGGTACGAAGCCAATCCGCCAAAAATTTTACCTGATGTAAATATTGACGAGTCAATTCAAAAATTTGTCGAAAAAATTAAAATTATTTCAAAGAAATGTGATGCCATACATCTGACTGAAAATGTATTAGGATTTCAAAGAGTTTCACCAATCAAAGTTGGAAAAATTATTAGAAAAGAAATTCCAAATTTACCAATTACAGTTAGTCTTCGGGTGAGAGATAAAAGCGAAGTCGAGATTTCTGAATTTGTAGATGAGTGTATCTCCATTGGATTTTCAGGAATTTTGGTTTTGATGGGGGACCCATCGCAAATAGGAAAAGCAGACTCTGGTCAAATCCCTAGTCTGACAGTAAAGAGATTAAGAGAACAAGGAGTTGATTCAAAAATTGACTTGTATCTTTCAATATCAAACAAACCTAACTACTCTAAAATTGGAAAGAAACTGGATGCTAAACCCAAAGGATTCATGACGCAGGTGATTCAAAACATAGAACAAGTTAAAGAATTATCTGAAAACCTCAAAGGATTTTCAGTCATACCAATTCTATTGTACCCATCATCTAAAAATGAAAAATCTGCAAAGTTTTTGAATTTAGATTTAGCATCATACAACAATGGATTTGAAAAGTTGTTAAAAGATACACAGGAGATTACAGGAGATGTTCTACTTACATCACCTAGTGACTTTAATGGATTGAATGAATTTTTAGAAAAAATATCTAATTAA